GTCATCAGCTGGCCATATTGGCTAACGGGGCCAACGCGGGTGGGGGTGATATCTTGGGCGGTGGCAAGCGTTGCGCACAGTGCCAAAGATGCCAATAGTGCGGATATGGATAAAGTTTTCATAGAACATCCCTCTTTTTTACCGAAAATAGGTTTTAAAGGGCTAAAACGGGAAAAATCGGAACCTATTTCTGTTTACAGCTGTGTAACAGGCGAAAACGGGCTTTTTTGCGGCTTTAAAGCGTGATTTTAAGCACTTGGTATAAAAATAAAAGTTGTTTTTTTGCAAAAATCCATTATCTTTGAGGTTAGAGTAAAAAGGAGTATATATATGGGATGTAAAGTTTGGACCGCGTCCTTGGCTTTGGCGTTTGGTCTTTCGCAGGCGACGGTGAATTTCCCGTTCCCCCAGATGTCCAATTACGGTGGAAATGCCACTTTGTTGAGTGACAAGGTTGCCGCTTCGGAACAGTTGAAAAAGCAGTTCCTGTACTGGAAACAGGCCATGTACAACGAATCGGGCGATATTGCGGGCATTCGTTCGGACCCCGGTTCCGATGCGTATTTTTCGGAAGGTGTCGGTTACGGCATGCTTCTGATGGTGTATTTTAGTGACAACACGACCAGTTACCAGGCTGAATTCGACAAGATTTGGAATTTCTACAAGAAGTTCCAGAACGAAAACGGACTCATGATCTGGAAAATCGGTAACCTTTCGGAATCTTGGGATGCGGGTAACGGTGCTGCTCTCGATGGCGATATCGATGCCGCTGCCGCCCTTGTGATGGCTTACTACCAGTTTGGCGACGAAAAGTACAAGGAAGACGCCAAAAAACTCATTCAGGCCATGAAGAAGTCCGAGTTCGAAAGCAACGGCTTGCACATGCCGGGCGACAAGTGGGGCGATGCCGCATTCAACCGCAAGAATCCTGGCTACTTCGACCCGGCTTACATGCCCTTGTTTGCCGCAATCGATGAAGAAAATGCCGAATTCTGGAGTAAGACGGCCTACGATGCGAACATGAAGTTGTATGAATCGAGCTCTGACGAAGTCAAGACGGGCTTGGTGGACGACTGGACCGACAAGAACGGCAAGAGCGAAGACGACTATTACAGCTACGATGCCTCGCGCGCCCCGTGGCGTAATGCGAAGGCTGTTTGCTGGCATGGCGACCAGCGTGCACTCGCTATCGACAAGAAGATGGCTGAGTTCGTGTCAACGGTGAACGCTTCTAGCATGAGTGGCCCCGTGCTTCGTTCTTCGGGTAGCCTCGGCAATGACCACAACAGTACGTTCGTGACATCTTTGATGACCGCACTCATTTCGGATTCCAAGTACCAAGCCAAGCTTGATGAATACTGGAAAGAAGCGGTGGCACTCGGCGACGAGAACTACTTTAACCAGTCTCTCAAGCTCTTGAACGGCCTCTTGGTTTCGGGTAACATGCCGAACCTCATGAACGCAAGTTCTAATCCGAATCCGGAGAGCTCCAGTTCCGTAAACCCGGAATCGAGTTCCAGTTCGCCGGCAGGCATTGTCGATAACAGAGTGGCTGCTGCTCCTAGAATTTCGCTGCAGGGCCGTACGCTCCAGGTTCACTTTGATGGCTCTGCACGCGTCGATGTGTTCAATGTGACGGGCAATGCCGTTAAGACTCTTTGGAATGACCGTGTGGCCGGAAGCAAGACTTTGGACCTCCAGGGAATCCCCGCGGGAGTCTATGTCATTCGCGCCCAGACGAAAAATGCGACCGTGATGCAAAAAATCAGCTTGCAATAAAGCGGTATTTTGTTGATTCTTGCGAAAAACGCAGGTGCCCGTTGGGTGCTTGCGTTTTTTTTTCGTATCTTTAGGGTATGAATAAGTTTGTGAAGTTTTGTGCCTGTGCCGCTTTTGGCGTGACCTCCGTTTTTGCCCAGCAGGGCGCTCCGACGGGTGCCGCCGTTGATCCTACTGCCGATGAACAAAAGGCTCTTTCTGCCCTCAAGGG
This genomic window from Fibrobacter sp. UWT2 contains:
- a CDS encoding glycosyl hydrolase family 8 — encoded protein: MGCKVWTASLALAFGLSQATVNFPFPQMSNYGGNATLLSDKVAASEQLKKQFLYWKQAMYNESGDIAGIRSDPGSDAYFSEGVGYGMLLMVYFSDNTTSYQAEFDKIWNFYKKFQNENGLMIWKIGNLSESWDAGNGAALDGDIDAAAALVMAYYQFGDEKYKEDAKKLIQAMKKSEFESNGLHMPGDKWGDAAFNRKNPGYFDPAYMPLFAAIDEENAEFWSKTAYDANMKLYESSSDEVKTGLVDDWTDKNGKSEDDYYSYDASRAPWRNAKAVCWHGDQRALAIDKKMAEFVSTVNASSMSGPVLRSSGSLGNDHNSTFVTSLMTALISDSKYQAKLDEYWKEAVALGDENYFNQSLKLLNGLLVSGNMPNLMNASSNPNPESSSSVNPESSSSSPAGIVDNRVAAAPRISLQGRTLQVHFDGSARVDVFNVTGNAVKTLWNDRVAGSKTLDLQGIPAGVYVIRAQTKNATVMQKISLQ